The DNA region CATATTCTTTGTCTCCAGAGAATTCTTTCCATTTTGCTCCTTTTGGTAAGTATACTTTTTTGTTTCTTTTTCCTTTTTCTGTTATTGGGGTTACCAATATATTTGGTCCAAACATGTATTGATCTCCTATTTCATATACTTTTTCATCTTCTGGAAAATCATAGAACATGGGTTTCATAATCGGTGTCCCTTCTTCATGGGCTTTTCTCATTTGTTCCATTATGTATGGTTTCATCTTTTCTCTTAGAAATAATAATTCTTTTATTATTTCATAAGTCTCTTCTCCATATGACCATACTTCATTTGGACCTCCTACTAAGTTCATTGGATCATCAGGTTCATTAGGATTCGGTTTTTCCCCTTTATATTTTCTGTTACCATGAAGCCTAAATATTGGTGAAAATACCCCAAATTGGAACCATCTTATTATTAATTCTCTGAACGTTGGATCATCTGGATCTCCACCATAGAATCCTCCTATGTCTGTTGTCCACCAAGGTATACCACATATCGCCATGTGTAACCCAGCTTTTATTTGATTCTTTAACGATTCAAATGTCGAGGGGATGTCTCCTGACCATACTACCGTTCCATATCTTTGCACTCCATGCCATGCACATCTTATGAGATTTACTATCTCATTTTCTCCTTCGCTTTTTACCCCATCATAGAATGTTTTGGCATAATAATATGGGTATATGTTACTTACCTCTAATCCGTTTCCTAAATAATATCTGACATTATCGTAATCGTATGTTTTCATCTCAGGTTCCGCTTCATCTAACCAAAACATCTTTATTCCATATTTATAATAGTTTTCTTTTACTTTGTTCCATACATATTTTTGCGATTCTGGGTTCATTGCATCAAAATGAGTACATGAGCCCCTGAATGTCATTAAGATGGGTTCGCTTCTTTCTGTTGTTACTAATAAGTTATTTTCTAACATTTCTTCAAAGTTTTCACTTTTTAAGTCTACCGTTGGCCATATGGAGACCATTAACTTTATTCCCAATTGGTTTAATTCGTCTACCATCGCTTTTGGATCGGGCCAATACTTTTTATCAAATCTCCATTCCCCTTGCATTGGCCAGTGAAAGAAATCTATCACTATAACAGATAAAGGTAATTCTCTTTTTTTATATTCTCTTGCTACGCTTAATAATTCTTCTTGTGTCCTGTACCTTAATTTGCATTGCCAAAATCCAGCTGCCCATTCTGGTAACATCGGTGATCTTCCGTATAATTTTGTGTACTTTTTTATTATTTCTTCTGGCGTTTCTCCATATATGATTAAATAATCTATTTGCTTTGTCCCTTCAGCTACCCATCGTGTGTAATTGTTTACTAACTCCGCTCTACCTATTGCAGGATTGTTCCATACTATTCCATAATTTCTGTTTGATAGTAAAAAGGGTATACTTATTTGTGTGTTTTTTTGAGCTAGTTCTAAAACACTTCCTTTGAGATTGAATTGTCCATTTGCATACTGACCCATCCCGTAGAACTTTTCTTCTTCGTAAGATTTAAATGTAAGTTGTATTTTGTATAGTTCGCTACTTATTGCTTTATATTCTCTTGCATGTAAAAGATCTGCATTGTTTACCCTTTTATCTATCCATAATTCTTCGAGTATCTTTTTTTCGTTTTCTTTTAAATAATTCACTGTTCCGTTTTCTAAAATTTCCGCTTTAATCTTTCCATTTGTTATAGTTGCTTTATTTTCCTTTATTTTAATATCACTTACTATCTCTTTTTGAGGCAGTAACGTCCAATTTTGTTCAATGATATCTTTGTTTAGAGTAGCTCTAAATCTCAAACAATCTTCACCATATGGTTCAATCAATATAGTTTCTCTTTTACTTTTTACCACTAATTGGTTTCTATTTTGAGTTATATGCATCAACAAATCTCCTTTTTAAAGAGATAAAATCACATTATTAAAAAAGTTACTTTTAGTTGATTGTATAAATTAATTTATAACCCAAATCTTATTCTTTTTTCGTGAAAATATTAATTTATTAAATAGTTTAATTGTATGTAAAATAATTATATATAATTTAACTTTTTAAGTCAAACTTTAGTTTATCCAATCAACTAATATTACGGGTGATTATAAACAATTATTTTTGTTTAGATAATATTTTCTTATTTTTTCTGAAAATTGTGAAAAATAATATTAAGAAAATAAAAGATTTTTGTTTTTAATTCAATTTGATTACTGTTAAACGATGCTGATCATTTTTATTTAGAAATGAGAAATTTTTTTCATGGTGTTATAATTTTATTGATATACGTTATTATTAATTCTAAGAATTTTAGAAATGATAGTTTTCAGAAAATAAGATTTTGAATTTAAAATGGCGTCAGGGCGGAACCCTCTTTCCATTGCCGGCTAAAAGTACCAAAAACTAAAGAGATTAAGAATTAGTAAGAGTTAGAAGTGGGGAGATATTTTGTAAAAAAATCAACGCTAAAACATACACATAATAAGAATTTTGTAATTTCTAAAGTGGGTATATTAATTCCATATGGAGGTCTTGAATTTGAACAAAGTTTGCATAGATGGAAACAATCTAACTATAGAAGATGTAATCAAAGTAGCGAGAAATTTTTTTCAGGTTGATTTAGATAATTCCGTTTTAAAAAAGATTGATGATTCAAGAAAAGTTGTTGATAAATTTGTGAAGGAAGAAAAAATTGTATATGGTGTAACTACAGGTTTCGGAGAACTTTGCAATATTTTTATATCTAACGACAAAGCAGAAATTCTTCAAAGAAATTTGATAAAAAGTCACGCATGTGGTGTTGGAAATCCTTTAGATATAGAAACTGTTAGAGCAATTATGTTATTAAGAGTCAATTCTTTGATAAAAGGATATTCTGGTATAAGGCTTTCAACTTTAAATACTTTAATTGAAATGATCAATAAGAAGGTACACCCTGTAATCCCTGAAAAAGGTTCATTAGGAGCAAGCGGGGATCTTGCTCCACTAGCACATATGGTTTTGCCCATGATAGGGGAAGGAGAAGCCTACTATAATGGTGAAAGGTTAAGTGGAAGAGAAGCAATGATATTAGCTGACATAGATACTGTTGATTTGATAGCAAAAGAAGGTCTTGCACTAATAAATGGAACACAAGTCATGACAGCTATAGCTGCTTTAAATATATATGATAGTATTGAACTTTCGAAAATAGCTGATATTGTTTCTTCTGTAACTTTTGAGTCATTAAATGGGATTATTGACGCTTTTGATGAAAAAGTGCACAAGCTAAGGCCTCATAAAGGCCAAATAAATACTGCCAGCAATTTAAGAAGAATATTGGAAAATAGTAATATGGTTTCTCGTCAAGGTCAATTAAGGGTCCAAGATGCATATTCTCTAAGATGCATACCACAAGTACACGGTGCATCCAAGGATTCTATAAACTATGTAAAAGATGTTGTAGAAACTGAAATGAATTCTGTGACAGATAATCCTTTAATTTTTACAAATGAGGAAGAAGTTATATCTGCAGGAAACTTTCATGGTCAACCGATAGCTTTAAGCATGGATTTTTTATCAATTGCCTTATCAGAAATTGCTAATATATCGGAAAGACGCATAGAAAGAATGGTGAACCCAACTCTTAGTGGGCTGTCTCCATTTTTAATCGAAAAAAGTGGTTTAAATTCTGGCTTTATGCTCGTTCAATATTCGGCTGCATCGTTGGTTTCAGAAAATAAAATTCTTTCACATCCTGCAAGTGTTGATTCTATACCTTCTTCTGCGAACCAAGAAGATCATGTTTCAATGGGTACAATCGCAGCACGAAAAACAAGAAATATTCTTAACAATGTAAGAAAGGTTCTTGCAATGGAGTTATTGTGTGCTTGCCAAGCTCTTGATTTACGAGGAATAAAAGGATTAGGAAAAGGTACAAAAATAGTTTATGAAATGATTAGAGAACAAATTCCAAAAATTACAGAAGACAAAATCATGTACGTAGATATCAATAAATGTGAAGAAATATTGAAATCTGGAAATGTTGTAAAAGAAGTGGAAAAAGAAATAGGTAAATTAGAATAACGAATTTGAAAAAAAGGAGGAAAAACATTATGATCAACAATTTCGATATTTCTGATGCAATGATTATTAAATTAGATGATAAACTACCAGAAATGCCTAAATTTATCGAAGGTATCAGAAGAGCTCCTAAAAGGCCATTAAATCTTTCAAGACATGAAATTGAGATAGCTCTTGAAAACGCGTTGAGGTATATTCCAGAAAGTTTGCATAAAAAATTAGCACCAGAATTTTTAGAAGAATTGGTTACTCGTGGAAGAATTTACGGTTACAGATATCGACCTGAGGGAAATATTAAAGCCAAACCCATAGACGAATATAATGGAAGATGCATAGAAGGAAAAGCCTTTCAAGTTATGATAGATAACAATTTGGATTTCGATGTAGCCTTATATCCATACGAATTAGTAACCTATGGTGAAACAGGTCAAGTATGTCAAAATTGGATGCAATATAGATTGATAAAAAAATACCTTGAAGTTTTAAGCGATGAGCAAACTTTGGTTGTTGCCTCTGGTCATCCTTTAGGATTATTTCGATCTACAAAAAATAGTCCAAGGGTAATAATCACAAACGCTTTGATGGTAGGAATGTACGATGATCAAGAACATTGGATCAAAGCACAAGCTATGGGAGTAGCAAATTATGGTCAAATGACAGCAGGTGGTTGGATGTACATCGGGCCTCAAGGCATCGTTCACGGTACTTACAACACTTTATTAAATGCCGGTAGACTGAAATTAGGAATCCCACAAGATGGTGATTTAAAGGGCCATTTGTTTGTAAGTTCTGGACTTGGAGGAATGAGTGGTGCTCAAGCAAAGGCAATAGAAATAGCAAGAGGCGTTGGTATAATAGCTGAAGTTGATTATTCAAGGATAGAAACACGACTAAAACAAGGGTGGATAAAAACTGTAAGCGATAATTTGGATGAAATATTTGATCTCACTTTTAAACACTTAGAAAATAAAGACCCCTTCTCAATAGCATACTATGGAAATATAGTAGATTTACTTGAATATATAGTAAATAAAGGCATAAAAGTAGATTTACTCTCTGATCAAACATCCTGTCACGCTGCTTATGAAGGAGGATACTGTCCTCAGGACTTAACTCACGAAGAAATGAATATATTGTTAGAAGAAGATAGAAACAAATTCGTTGAATTAGTAAATAAATCTTTGAAACACCACTTTGAATTAATAAAATTACTTGTTGAAAGGGGTACTTACTTCTTTGACTATGGAAATAGTTTTATGAAAGCTGTTTTCGATGCGGGAGTAAAAGAAATAGCGAAAAACGGAAGGGATGAAAGTGAAGGATTTATTTTTCCTTCCTACGTCGAAGATATAATTGGACCTGTGTTGTTCGATTATGGTTATGGACCTTTCAGATGGGTTTGTTTAAGTGGAAAGAAAGAAGACTTGTTAAAAACAGATAAAGCAGCTATGGAATGTATAAACCCAAACAGAAGAGGTCAAGATAGAGATAATTATATTTGGATCAGAGATGCAGATAAAAACAATCTTGTAGTAGGAACTCAAGCTAGAATTCTTTACCAAGATGCTTTGGGTAGAATGAATATAGCTCTTAAATTTAACGATATGGTTAGAAAAGGAGAAGTGGGACCCATCATGATTGGAAGAGACCATCA from Petrotoga sp. 9PWA.NaAc.5.4 includes:
- the hutH gene encoding histidine ammonia-lyase; the protein is MNKVCIDGNNLTIEDVIKVARNFFQVDLDNSVLKKIDDSRKVVDKFVKEEKIVYGVTTGFGELCNIFISNDKAEILQRNLIKSHACGVGNPLDIETVRAIMLLRVNSLIKGYSGIRLSTLNTLIEMINKKVHPVIPEKGSLGASGDLAPLAHMVLPMIGEGEAYYNGERLSGREAMILADIDTVDLIAKEGLALINGTQVMTAIAALNIYDSIELSKIADIVSSVTFESLNGIIDAFDEKVHKLRPHKGQINTASNLRRILENSNMVSRQGQLRVQDAYSLRCIPQVHGASKDSINYVKDVVETEMNSVTDNPLIFTNEEEVISAGNFHGQPIALSMDFLSIALSEIANISERRIERMVNPTLSGLSPFLIEKSGLNSGFMLVQYSAASLVSENKILSHPASVDSIPSSANQEDHVSMGTIAARKTRNILNNVRKVLAMELLCACQALDLRGIKGLGKGTKIVYEMIREQIPKITEDKIMYVDINKCEEILKSGNVVKEVEKEIGKLE
- a CDS encoding urocanate hydratase; the encoded protein is MINNFDISDAMIIKLDDKLPEMPKFIEGIRRAPKRPLNLSRHEIEIALENALRYIPESLHKKLAPEFLEELVTRGRIYGYRYRPEGNIKAKPIDEYNGRCIEGKAFQVMIDNNLDFDVALYPYELVTYGETGQVCQNWMQYRLIKKYLEVLSDEQTLVVASGHPLGLFRSTKNSPRVIITNALMVGMYDDQEHWIKAQAMGVANYGQMTAGGWMYIGPQGIVHGTYNTLLNAGRLKLGIPQDGDLKGHLFVSSGLGGMSGAQAKAIEIARGVGIIAEVDYSRIETRLKQGWIKTVSDNLDEIFDLTFKHLENKDPFSIAYYGNIVDLLEYIVNKGIKVDLLSDQTSCHAAYEGGYCPQDLTHEEMNILLEEDRNKFVELVNKSLKHHFELIKLLVERGTYFFDYGNSFMKAVFDAGVKEIAKNGRDESEGFIFPSYVEDIIGPVLFDYGYGPFRWVCLSGKKEDLLKTDKAAMECINPNRRGQDRDNYIWIRDADKNNLVVGTQARILYQDALGRMNIALKFNDMVRKGEVGPIMIGRDHHDAGGADSPFRETSNIKDGSNIMADMATHDFAGNAARGMSLVTLHNGGGVGIGKAINGGFGLVLDGSERVDKIIKDAIAWDVMVGVARRSWARNTASIETCIEYNKEFKNSDHITLPFIANKDMIKDLVNEYYNKLF
- a CDS encoding TIM-barrel domain-containing protein, translating into MHITQNRNQLVVKSKRETILIEPYGEDCLRFRATLNKDIIEQNWTLLPQKEIVSDIKIKENKATITNGKIKAEILENGTVNYLKENEKKILEELWIDKRVNNADLLHAREYKAISSELYKIQLTFKSYEEEKFYGMGQYANGQFNLKGSVLELAQKNTQISIPFLLSNRNYGIVWNNPAIGRAELVNNYTRWVAEGTKQIDYLIIYGETPEEIIKKYTKLYGRSPMLPEWAAGFWQCKLRYRTQEELLSVAREYKKRELPLSVIVIDFFHWPMQGEWRFDKKYWPDPKAMVDELNQLGIKLMVSIWPTVDLKSENFEEMLENNLLVTTERSEPILMTFRGSCTHFDAMNPESQKYVWNKVKENYYKYGIKMFWLDEAEPEMKTYDYDNVRYYLGNGLEVSNIYPYYYAKTFYDGVKSEGENEIVNLIRCAWHGVQRYGTVVWSGDIPSTFESLKNQIKAGLHMAICGIPWWTTDIGGFYGGDPDDPTFRELIIRWFQFGVFSPIFRLHGNRKYKGEKPNPNEPDDPMNLVGGPNEVWSYGEETYEIIKELLFLREKMKPYIMEQMRKAHEEGTPIMKPMFYDFPEDEKVYEIGDQYMFGPNILVTPITEKGKRNKKVYLPKGAKWKEFSGDKEYEGGQWIEFYVPLNKIPAFLKK